One genomic segment of Chitinibacter sp. FCG-7 includes these proteins:
- a CDS encoding TolC family outer membrane protein: MRKCICTMAVLAVFAPQAWSAPLPQVVEKLLQTSPDIQTDVGQRRASNAAVDKAKSGYYPKVELSAGIGREHTNNFSTRAAFGGGVNYTRKEAQALLTQMLFDGMGTKNEVNRQKARQLGAAHRLANTSEDVALKTTEAYLDVLRQQELLTLTKANLDAHLSTADQVKMRTAGGFGRKSDDEQIDARVALAKANVSAAQSSLNEAQIAYMRLVGEQPADLLRPAVPEGLPVTMDEAANWAVANNRLLQAARADVAGAQAQYGLAESQMYPRVDLEAGAVYTDSLDGLRVEETERYYGMVKVRYFFKSGADKAYVAETKELVYSAEEIVRRVERQVRQNASLSWNAMMIAAERVPVLTSYANSSKSARDEYSKQFSLGQRSLLDLLDSENEYFTAQRDLVGGQYDELRARFRLLADGNQLLTTFNLKPLDETVVTE; encoded by the coding sequence ATGCGAAAATGTATTTGCACCATGGCCGTGCTGGCGGTGTTTGCGCCGCAAGCATGGTCTGCACCGTTGCCCCAGGTCGTTGAAAAATTACTGCAAACCAGCCCTGATATCCAGACTGATGTAGGGCAACGGCGAGCGAGTAATGCGGCAGTTGATAAAGCCAAAAGCGGCTACTACCCCAAGGTTGAATTGTCTGCAGGCATCGGGCGCGAACACACGAATAATTTCTCCACCCGTGCGGCATTCGGTGGCGGGGTAAATTACACCCGCAAGGAAGCGCAGGCGCTGCTAACCCAGATGTTGTTCGACGGCATGGGTACCAAAAATGAAGTTAATCGCCAAAAAGCGCGACAATTGGGCGCAGCCCACCGTCTGGCCAATACTTCGGAAGACGTCGCTCTTAAAACCACAGAAGCCTATCTGGATGTGTTGCGCCAGCAAGAATTGCTGACGCTGACTAAAGCGAATCTCGACGCGCATTTAAGCACAGCAGATCAGGTCAAAATGCGCACGGCAGGCGGCTTTGGCCGTAAATCGGACGATGAACAAATCGATGCCAGGGTTGCCTTGGCCAAAGCCAATGTGTCAGCTGCACAATCGAGCCTGAATGAAGCACAAATTGCCTATATGCGTCTGGTGGGGGAGCAGCCAGCAGATTTATTGCGTCCGGCGGTCCCCGAGGGCTTGCCCGTTACGATGGACGAGGCTGCCAACTGGGCGGTTGCCAATAACCGCTTGCTGCAAGCTGCGCGTGCCGACGTTGCCGGAGCCCAGGCGCAGTATGGTTTGGCCGAGTCACAAATGTACCCGCGTGTGGATCTGGAAGCTGGCGCGGTTTACACCGATTCGCTTGATGGCCTGCGGGTTGAGGAAACCGAGCGCTATTACGGGATGGTGAAAGTGCGTTATTTCTTCAAAAGCGGAGCCGACAAAGCCTATGTCGCTGAAACCAAAGAGCTGGTTTATTCTGCCGAAGAAATCGTCCGCCGTGTCGAGCGGCAGGTGCGCCAGAATGCCTCTTTGTCGTGGAATGCGATGATGATTGCCGCAGAGCGGGTACCGGTACTGACCAGCTACGCTAATTCAAGTAAGTCAGCGCGCGACGAATACAGCAAGCAGTTTTCTCTAGGGCAGCGCTCATTGCTGGATTTGCTCGATAGTGAAAATGAATATTTCACCGCGCAGCGTGACCTCGTTGGCGGGCAATATGATGAATTGAGAGCACGCTTCCGATTGCTGGCTGATGGCAATCAACTGCTTACCACGTTCAATCTCAAACCGCTGGATGAAACCGTGGTCACCGAATAG
- a CDS encoding type I secretion system permease/ATPase: MTSNPPPPPHEAAIPHSTFVPDDPLTTCLIQLTRFFHRPFSAQTLTSGLPLVGNRLSAVLFPRAAAHAGLTAKLQRRSLDDIPELSFPVVLLLKEGGACVAIRRSGLRWTILESNSAGGELELEQGKLEQLYCGFVIFVKPEFQFDARTRDNYIPKAQHWFWGTLQLCYPMYGHVLLAACLINLFALAVPLFTMNVYDRVVPNQIYDTLWVLSIGVALLLAFDFLIKALRAYYIDLAGKRIDVMLSAQIFEHVLGLKVAARPQSVGAMVSHFQEFEGFRDFITSATVTVIVDIPFVVLFLLVTYWLGGWLVLIPIIFIPLIVIISLILQRPLGELIQQSFRVSAQKQAGLIETLGGIDTLKACTAESNAQHRWEKIIGEFGRLAVKTRSLSSLIVIQAGFFQQFATVVMVVGGVYLIGQRELTVGGLIACNLLLSRTLGPFAQVASLISRYHQARAGLKGMESIMALPLERAQGKDFVQRPNFRGEIEFRDVSFSYPGHDALALDKVSFRIAPGERVAIIGRIGSGKSTLEKLILGFQEPTSGAVWIDGVDIRQIDPAQLRHNIGYVPEDVFLFYGSVRENIVLSAPYIDDVAMLDAAEIAGVSDFVNRHPKGFEMVIGERGEGLSGGQKQTIGIARALLLNPAIYLFDEVSSALDNRSEEQFKQRFAKRLNQNHTLVLITHRMSMLSLVDRLLVLDNGRLIADGPKDEVINLLAGGKLHAAK, translated from the coding sequence GTGACTTCCAATCCACCGCCGCCGCCACACGAAGCCGCCATTCCGCATTCCACCTTCGTCCCCGATGATCCACTCACCACCTGCCTGATTCAGCTAACACGGTTTTTTCATCGGCCATTCTCTGCCCAAACACTGACGAGTGGACTGCCCTTGGTGGGTAATCGCCTGAGTGCCGTCCTTTTCCCTCGAGCCGCTGCGCATGCCGGTTTGACTGCCAAGTTGCAGCGGCGCAGCCTGGATGATATTCCTGAGCTGTCTTTTCCTGTGGTGCTGTTACTGAAAGAGGGCGGAGCCTGTGTGGCGATCAGACGTTCCGGTTTGCGCTGGACGATACTGGAGAGCAATTCGGCGGGCGGTGAGCTGGAGCTTGAACAGGGCAAACTTGAACAGCTTTACTGTGGTTTTGTTATTTTTGTGAAACCCGAGTTTCAATTTGACGCCCGTACTCGTGACAATTACATCCCCAAAGCACAGCACTGGTTTTGGGGGACCCTGCAGCTATGCTACCCAATGTATGGTCATGTGTTGCTGGCGGCCTGCCTGATCAATCTGTTTGCACTGGCCGTGCCGCTATTCACGATGAATGTCTATGACCGTGTGGTGCCCAATCAGATTTATGACACTCTATGGGTGCTCTCTATCGGCGTGGCTTTGTTGCTGGCCTTTGATTTTCTGATCAAGGCTTTGCGCGCGTATTACATTGATTTGGCTGGCAAACGCATTGACGTCATGTTGTCGGCGCAGATTTTCGAGCACGTCTTAGGGCTGAAAGTCGCAGCTCGCCCCCAGTCCGTGGGGGCCATGGTGAGTCACTTTCAGGAGTTTGAAGGATTCAGGGATTTCATCACCTCGGCCACCGTGACCGTGATCGTTGATATTCCATTTGTTGTGCTATTTCTGCTGGTCACCTACTGGCTGGGCGGCTGGCTGGTGCTGATCCCGATTATTTTTATCCCCTTGATTGTGATTATCAGCCTGATTCTGCAAAGACCTTTAGGCGAATTGATTCAGCAAAGCTTTCGTGTATCCGCGCAAAAGCAAGCGGGTTTGATTGAAACCTTGGGCGGTATTGATACGCTGAAGGCATGCACGGCCGAAAGCAATGCCCAGCATCGCTGGGAAAAAATCATCGGCGAGTTTGGTCGTCTGGCCGTCAAAACCCGTAGCTTGTCATCCCTGATTGTGATTCAGGCCGGTTTTTTTCAGCAATTTGCAACCGTGGTCATGGTCGTGGGCGGGGTCTATCTGATTGGTCAGCGCGAATTAACGGTGGGTGGATTGATTGCCTGCAATTTATTGCTCAGTCGTACTTTGGGGCCCTTCGCTCAGGTGGCCAGCCTGATTAGCCGCTATCATCAGGCGCGCGCAGGCTTAAAAGGTATGGAGAGCATTATGGCTTTGCCGCTGGAGCGCGCGCAGGGGAAAGATTTTGTCCAGCGCCCCAATTTTCGTGGTGAGATCGAGTTTCGTGATGTTAGTTTTTCCTACCCTGGTCATGATGCGCTGGCTTTGGATAAAGTGTCATTCCGTATCGCCCCAGGTGAACGCGTGGCGATTATTGGGCGTATTGGCTCGGGTAAAAGCACGCTGGAAAAACTGATCCTAGGCTTTCAGGAGCCCACCTCGGGTGCAGTATGGATTGATGGCGTCGACATCCGGCAAATTGATCCGGCGCAGTTGCGGCACAATATTGGTTATGTGCCAGAGGATGTTTTTCTGTTTTATGGCTCGGTGCGTGAAAATATCGTGCTTTCGGCACCCTATATTGATGACGTTGCGATGCTGGATGCGGCCGAAATTGCCGGAGTCAGCGATTTCGTCAACCGTCATCCTAAGGGGTTTGAAATGGTGATTGGCGAACGCGGAGAGGGGCTTTCTGGGGGGCAAAAACAAACCATCGGGATTGCCCGCGCGCTACTGCTTAATCCGGCGATCTATCTGTTTGATGAAGTAAGCAGTGCGCTGGATAACCGCAGTGAAGAACAGTTCAAGCAGCGTTTTGCAAAGCGGCTGAATCAAAATCATACGCTGGTGCTGATTACCCACCGCATGTCGATGCTTAGCCTGGTTGATCGCTTGCTGGTGCTGGACAACGGCCGCCTGATTGCTGACGGCCCTAAGGATGAAGTGATCAACCTACTCGCGGGGGGCAAACTCCATGCCGCGAAATAA
- a CDS encoding HlyD family type I secretion periplasmic adaptor subunit, which translates to MPRNKKALSNEDLNFLGDGAAAVYGGSTALSNGILYASAALILIAIVWAALAEIDEVTVAEGKVIPSTQVQVIQNLEGGIVAHIPVKVGEVVQKGQVLMKLDEKRFSSSLGESTVKYDALTAKMARLSAEASGTEFKPPEKLNQSNPALIEAERQLFNSRKRELESSIAILQSEAAKRSHEISGMRAKLSKLESGLRLAQEEYAMSKPLAEKNVISQIDFMHLQRQISDLNGEINETRIAIPGLQSSLAETNGKIAGVYAKAKADAANELAAVKAELEATSATTVALSDRFERTTIRAPVNGIVKLIKVNTVGGVLQPGMDVMEIVPLEDNLLVEAKIRPSDIGFLRPKQEAMVKLTAYDFSIYGGLLADVETITADSITDEAKKESYYLVRVRTRSNHLGNTRQVLPIIPGMLSTVHIRTGKKTVLQYLIKPIVKAKDEAMRER; encoded by the coding sequence ATGCCGCGAAATAAAAAAGCACTGAGTAATGAAGATTTGAACTTTCTGGGGGATGGTGCTGCCGCTGTCTACGGCGGTTCCACTGCGCTATCGAATGGCATTTTGTACGCCAGTGCCGCCTTGATCCTGATTGCCATCGTATGGGCGGCCTTGGCGGAGATTGACGAAGTGACGGTGGCTGAAGGTAAAGTCATTCCGTCAACTCAAGTCCAGGTGATTCAGAATCTGGAAGGTGGCATTGTGGCGCATATTCCGGTCAAGGTTGGGGAGGTGGTGCAAAAAGGCCAGGTGCTGATGAAGCTGGACGAGAAACGCTTTTCTTCGTCTCTAGGCGAAAGCACGGTTAAATACGATGCGCTAACCGCCAAAATGGCACGACTGAGTGCTGAAGCCAGTGGCACAGAATTTAAGCCACCAGAAAAGCTGAACCAAAGCAATCCGGCCTTGATTGAGGCTGAGCGACAATTATTCAATTCGCGCAAGCGTGAACTGGAATCATCGATTGCCATTTTGCAAAGCGAAGCGGCAAAACGTAGCCATGAAATATCCGGTATGCGTGCCAAACTGAGCAAGCTAGAGTCAGGTTTGAGGCTGGCGCAAGAGGAATATGCGATGAGCAAGCCGTTGGCGGAAAAAAACGTCATATCCCAAATCGATTTCATGCATTTGCAACGCCAAATCAGCGATCTGAACGGCGAAATCAATGAAACGCGTATCGCCATTCCAGGCTTGCAAAGCAGTCTGGCAGAAACGAATGGCAAAATAGCCGGGGTTTATGCCAAAGCCAAAGCCGATGCGGCCAATGAGCTGGCTGCGGTCAAAGCCGAGCTGGAAGCAACCTCGGCGACAACCGTGGCCTTGAGCGACCGTTTCGAGCGGACCACCATCCGCGCCCCGGTCAATGGCATCGTCAAGCTGATCAAGGTCAATACAGTGGGTGGGGTTTTGCAGCCGGGCATGGATGTGATGGAAATCGTTCCTCTGGAAGACAATTTACTGGTGGAAGCCAAAATTAGGCCTTCCGATATTGGCTTTTTGCGTCCCAAGCAAGAAGCCATGGTGAAACTGACCGCTTATGATTTCTCCATCTATGGCGGTCTGCTGGCTGATGTTGAAACCATTACTGCCGATTCAATTACGGATGAAGCAAAGAAAGAAAGCTACTATCTGGTTAGGGTGCGTACTCGCTCCAACCATCTGGGGAATACCCGGCAAGTGCTGCCAATTATTCCCGGCATGTTGTCAACCGTGCATATCCGTACCGGCAAGAAAACCGTGTTGCAATACCTGATCAAGCCGATTGTAAAAGCCAAAGACGAAGCGATGAGAGAGAGATAG